A DNA window from Pseudomonas tohonis contains the following coding sequences:
- a CDS encoding 3-keto-5-aminohexanoate cleavage protein — MNHEVIVTCAVTGAGDTVGKHPAIPVTPKEIAAAAIEAAKAGATVAHCHVRDPRTGKPSRDVALYREVVERIRESDTDVIINLTAGMGGDLEIGKGEQPLEFGAGTDLVGPLERLKHVEELLPEICTLDCGTLNFGDGDFIYVSTPAQLRAGAKRITELGVKAELEIFDTGHLWFAKQMLKEGLLDDPLFQICLGIPWGAPADTTTMKAMADNLPPGATWAGFGIGRSQMPMVAQAMLLGGNVRVGLEDNIWLDRGVHASNGQLVERAVEIIERLGGRALSPAEGREKMNLKRRG, encoded by the coding sequence GTGAACCATGAAGTCATCGTCACCTGTGCGGTAACCGGCGCCGGCGATACCGTCGGCAAGCACCCGGCCATCCCGGTCACCCCGAAGGAGATCGCCGCGGCCGCCATCGAGGCGGCCAAGGCCGGCGCCACGGTCGCCCACTGCCACGTGCGCGACCCGCGCACCGGCAAGCCCAGCCGCGACGTGGCGCTCTACCGCGAGGTGGTCGAGCGCATCCGTGAAAGCGACACCGATGTGATCATCAACCTCACCGCCGGCATGGGCGGGGACCTCGAGATCGGCAAGGGCGAGCAGCCCCTGGAGTTCGGCGCCGGCACCGACCTGGTGGGCCCGCTGGAGCGGCTCAAGCACGTCGAGGAGCTGTTGCCGGAGATCTGCACCCTGGACTGCGGCACGCTCAATTTCGGCGATGGCGACTTCATCTACGTCTCCACCCCGGCGCAGTTGCGTGCCGGCGCCAAGCGCATCACCGAGCTGGGCGTGAAGGCCGAACTGGAAATCTTCGACACCGGCCACCTGTGGTTCGCCAAGCAGATGCTCAAGGAAGGATTGCTGGACGACCCGCTGTTCCAGATCTGCCTGGGCATCCCCTGGGGAGCACCGGCGGACACCACCACCATGAAGGCCATGGCCGACAACCTGCCGCCGGGCGCCACCTGGGCCGGCTTCGGCATCGGCCGCTCGCAGATGCCGATGGTGGCCCAGGCCATGTTGCTGGGCGGCAACGTGCGCGTCGGCCTGGAGGACAACATCTGGCTGGACCGTGGCGTGCACGCCAGCAACGGCCAGTTGGTGGAGCGCGCGGTGGAGATCATCGAACGCCTCGGCGGCCGCGCCCTGAGCCCGGCCGAGGGCCGCGAGAAGATGAACCTCAAGCGTCGCGGCTGA